A single genomic interval of Panthera uncia isolate 11264 chromosome A1 unlocalized genomic scaffold, Puncia_PCG_1.0 HiC_scaffold_17, whole genome shotgun sequence harbors:
- the OTULIN gene encoding ubiquitin thioesterase otulin isoform X2 encodes MYRDADEIEKEKELLIHERGLSEARLSVAPEMDIMDYCKKEWRGNTQKATCMKKGYEEVSQKFTSIRRVRGDNYCALRATLFQAMSQPAALPSWLQDPELTLLPEKLISKYNWIKQWKLGLKFEGKSEDLVDKIKESLTLLRKKWAGLAELRTAEARQIACDELFTNEEEEYSLYEAVKFLMLNRAIELYDDKEKGKEVPFFSVLLFARDTSNDPGQLLRNHLNQVGHTGGLEQVEMFLLAYAVRHTIRVYRLSKYSTEEFITVYPTDPPTDWPVVTLIAEDDRHYNIPVRVCEETSL; translated from the exons ATGTATCGTGACGCGGatgaaatagaaaaggagaaagaattacTTATACATGAAAGAGGGTTATCAG AAGCCAGATTAAGTGTAGCTCCTGAAATGGACATCATGGACTACTGCAAAAAAGAATGGAGGGGAAATACACAAAAAGCCACATGTATGAAAAAG GGCTACGAGGAGGTGTCGCAGAAGTTCACCTCCATACGGCGAGTCCGTGGAGACAATTACTGTGCGCTGAGGGCCACGCTGTTCCAGGCGATGAGCCAGCCGGCAGCGCTGCCGTCCTGGCTGCAGGACCCGGAGCTCACGCTG TTACCGGAAAAACTCATAAGCAAATACAATTGGATCAAGCAGTGGAAACTTGGACTGAAATTTGAGGGGAAGAGCGAGGACCTGGTTGATAAAATTAAGGAGTCCCTCACACTGCTAAGGAAGAAG TGGGCAGGCTTGGCAGAACTGAGAACTGCTGAAGCGAGGCAGATAGCTTGCGATGAACTGTTCACAAATGAGGAAGAGGAATATAGCCTCTATGAAGCTGTAAAATTTCTAATGCTAAACAGAGCCATTGAACTATACGATgacaaagagaagggaaaggaagtaccatttttctctgtgcttctgtttgcTCGGGACACATCGAATGATCCTGGACAGCTGCTAAGGAACCACCTAAACCAGGTGGGACACACTGGTGGCCTTGAACAG GTGGAAATGTTCCTTCTTGCCTATGCCGTGCGCCACACCATCCGGGTGTACCGGCTCTCCAAGTACAGCACCGAAGAATTCATCACGGTCTACCCCACCGACCCACCCACGGACTGGCCGGTGGTGACCCTGATCGCCGAGGACGACCGGCACTACAACATCCCCGTCAGAGTGTGCGAGGAGACGAGTCTGTGA